The genomic DNA AGACAAACCCGAGCTGCTGGAAATCGTGGAGGTGAGCGGGCATTGCCCAATCCCTTCTTTCAGCAACCCCTGCTCTTTGGCAACGTCCTGAAGTGGATGGGTTTGTGTAAGCAGGTTTTGGGGATGCTGTGGGGCTGAGCACGAGTCCCTGGGCTCCTGCCTGAGCTGAGGCTCTGCTCATCCCCCAGCTGAGCTCAGGgaagggcagtgccaggctgtgccctccctgcagggtccctggccaggaaggTGAGCAGCTggtcacctgcagcagcagcaggtgggaAAGCAGGGCAGCCTGTCTGGGCCACCTCCCATCACAGTTTTGAGGTCAGCCAGGAACTGCCCAGAACTGTGAGGCCGCTGCTAATCCTCTCTCTGGGAAGACTTGAGGCAAAAGCCTTCAACCTAAGCAGGAAAGGGAGCCACGGGCAGGTGGAGCCACGGGGGGAGCAGGTAAAGTCTGATCCTTTCCCGTGGCAAAGGGGAGCAGAGACTGTGGGTGAAAATATGAGCTGAGGCAGGCTTGGtctgcagcctgggcagggctgggtcacTGCAGCCTGCCTGGCTTGGAGGTCAGCACAAACTCACCCCCCAGGCCTGTGGTTCTGCCCTTCTGTGACACTCTGCTTTGTCCTCTGCAAAGCAGCCCCGAGGTCTGAGCAGAGTGCAAGGAGAGCAGAGGGCAGCAGCTTCAGAGCAAATGAGGTTAATTAGTGCAGCCCGTGCAGGTACGAGGCTCCACTGCAGACCTGAGCTGCTGAGGGGCAGATCCTTCCAGAAGGGTTAAACCTGTGAAAGAGACCTTCACATCCACGGgtgcagcagagctcagtgcttccCATTTCCCAGCCTTCTGCTCATTTGGGAGCTGCTTCCAGTCTATCTACAGGCTGAAGAAGGTGTGCTGGTCGGAGGTGGAGGACAGGACCCCGCTGCTGACACCAGAGGAGGTGGTGGACAGGATATTTCAGCTGGTGGATGAGAACGGGGATGGTGAGTGAAGCACAGGCTGCATTCCTGCCTGCTGGGAGctcacctgagctcacctggcCAGAGATCACCTGGTTCTGCTCTGTTCCACTGAGCCAAAAGTGCTTGGTGGAGCAGGGTGAAATCCTTATCGTtgttattttaatgtaaaacaCGGAGGAGTCACTGCTGGGCAGTTTTGGTGAGATCCCATCctctggcagccccagcaggcacagggcaggtccTGTCCCAGCACAAGGAGCTGGGTGCAGAGGCTGCTTCCAGTGGGACTGGGACCTGCAGGACCTGACCGGGTCCTGGCAGGGTCTGGGtgagcccctgcagcacccgGAGTGTCCcgtggggatggggcaggggggAGGCAGCGTTTGATCCGACACTGGGGTGGGatcctgcctcctcctcctctcggacctgccctgctgtcacCCACAGGGCAGCTGTCCCTCGATGAGTTCATCGACGGAGCCAGGAAGGACAAGTGGGTGATGAAGATGTTGCAAATGGACGTGAACCCCGGGGGATGGATCATTGAGCAGAGGAGAAAGAGTGCTTTGTTCTGAGAGAGGCggctctggcacagctgaaaGGTGATGCTGAGCCCCAAGCGTGATCCTCCCTCTAGCCTGGTAACGACTTTCCTTTTTAATTCCACCTCAGCATCCCGATGAAAACCTGAGTTGTTTCAGCAGCCGTCTGTGATGTAAACCCCCGAGCACTGCTGGTACCCAGGGACTGTTTCTGGCCCGTGAATAACCCTTCCTGTGTACACAATTCTGTGTTTGCCAGCTCTGCTTTTTGGTTACACCCCAAGGAACAAAGTTCTGGTGGCTTCCTGCACAGATCTGAGCAGGGTttgggctgggcagtgaggaATGGAGCCAGTGGTGCTGTGTCAGTGCAGACTGTGCTGGCAAGGCTCGCTCCTGCCCTttcagcacccagagcagcacagggtggTTGTTGGATGCTCAGGGCATCTCTGGGTATGTTTTATAGCATTTACTGCTGCTCGTgtccaacaaaaaaaacaccaaaaaatgaGAATTGGATCAGAGCAGTGGCCAggacagcacacagagctgggggaaacatcctcagggctgggcaggagcagcagcagctccttcctccccctctgGGGGCcagaggctgctcctgcctgccccgAGGCCTGGGGGCTGGGAGGTGCTGGCTGCAGACACTGGCatttcccagcccctctcagagCACAGAACACAGGCGTGACCCTTCCAGCCCCTGGTTCTCGGGAACTTCACTAGAACAGCTTTTCCTGCCCTGGGAAGAGCGGGTGAGCCCAGGAGCTGTCACTGCACTGGGGAGAGGTTGGTGTGGGAGCAGAGATGgggaagagctgagctgtgcttgGCAGTGTCTGTGCCATGGaggatttgtgctgctccaCTGGCAGGACCAGAACCAGAAAtcagggatggtttgggttgggaggaacCTGGAAACTTCTCCATTTCCAATccccctgctctgggcagggatgccacatcagattgctccaagccctgtccaaactggccttgaaaagtgaaaaaatttcCAGTACAGTGGTTTTACACTGCACTTAATTTAGCCCCAGACTGCAGATACAGAATTTACACAAGttgcaggctgagctctgctgtcctCACCCGTGTTTCTACACAGATGTAGGTGGGAAAAGAATTCGGGTTGAATCAATATTTTGGTTCACCTTTATTGGATTTACTCCTTCATTCCAAAGAAAACCCCCCAGGAAAACAACATGAGCTTGTCTGTTCCATTTTAACTTTCCTCTGGGATCAGTGGGCCAGGTCATACCAATGAAAAGATTTACAACCCCTTTTTTGTGGCCTTTAATTAGGACTGCAGTAGCTGTCATTAGCTGATTAGTGAGCTGGTTTGTGGTCTTGTCAGTTTTCCCAGTGTTTGAATTCCATGGGGAAGTGCTCAGGATTAGACACAATCAGTGCTGGGGTTCAGATTGTGCACATTTCCACTTGGAAATAGCCTTTCCATGAGTTCTCTGTAAACACGAgcagtctgtgctgtgctgacTTATCAGAGCTGATTAGGCttgtgctctctgctgctccgAGGCAGCCGGGCAAAGCTCTCTCTGGTCAATAGTTTATCAGCTCCAGgtctgaaagaaaaatctgattCTGACTTGAGAGCCTGCATGAAAACATTCACATTTATTGATTTTCCAGCTTGTGAAAAACTGTTTTCATTGGAGGCTCCAAACCTCTAAGAATTCCTTACATTTCAGCATCTCAACCCCCTGCTGCCTGCACGGATTTAGAGAGGCTGTTTAGTTCACAGAATTGCGTTTTGCTGCTTCACTGAAATGCTTCCAATGCTCCAGTTCTGCTCACCGGGtcagcccaggctctgctcggGGACCCCAGGCCAGCAGCCCTCCCCTGGTGAGCACTTGTACAGACCTCAGTAGGAGTTTTGTAAAACACGCCTTGAATAAAGACATATTTATTAAAAGCTTCGTTTCCCAGTATCTGCTTGTTAATTAGGTGAAGAGCTGTGTCAGACCTGGCTGAAACTGTAGCCTGTGAGTGTGATCTATTGAATTTAGGGGAGgggctggtgagcagcagggTAAGACAGAGATAAGGAGAGATGACGATGCTGttgcagagcagggaaggagcctcTTGTGTTTAACTTCCGTGTGATGACAGCAAAAACCGTGAgtgtaatagaaaaaaaaaaaaaaaaaaaaaaaaaaaaccaccaacaacaAAAAGGCAATGTTTCTCAAGGGAACTGGAAGCAGGAGGTTAAAATGAAGTGAGTGAGTGCTGCCATCGGGTGCCCCCAGTGCAGGACACAGCTGAGGGTCCCAGTCCTGGGGCCTGGGCAGGTGGGATGGAggtgcagggctgtgtttgtGTCACAGCTGGCAGAAGCCGTGGAAAACTGTTCCTCTTATCCATTGTGTAATCTCTGGTCGAGCAATGGCACGGTGCTTTGGCCCGGCGCTATTTTAGAGCCCTGATCTCTGGCAGCTCGTCCAGCACTCGCAGCAGGCTGTTGATGTCAGCGCTTGCACAATCCCCCGGCCAGACTTAGGGCCCAGCCCCAATTGGATTCCACTGATCGGATTTCTTTCTGCTCTAAACTGGGCAGCAGGCTGGCTCGCAAAAGGCAAATGCCACCTGATTTTCTGGGCTGCCATCTGCTccatcctgctcctgcagccggGCAGAACCGAGGGGAACAGCCAGGCTGGAAAGCTGGGTGAAAAAAGAGGGAACAGGAGCCCTCTTTAGGAGGCATCGCCTCCTAAAATCCTCCGGGAGAGGCGTCCCAGGGGAAAGCGGAGCAGCGGGGCTGGGAGGCTGCGGGCAGGGAGGATCCCGAGCACGCCGGGCTCTGTGCTCAGCCCCGGCAGGGGCTGCCCGGCTTCGTGTGCAGGTCACCCCCCAAGCACCTGCGGGCAGGTTCCCTTCGCGATGTCCTGGGCAAAGCCAGAGTGACCTCCTGAGCCCCGAGCCGGTCACTGCAGGCACTGCCGGTGCTCTCCGTGCTTTTCTAACAGcgcctgtgctcagctgtgccacgccaaaattcctttcctttctttcctccctttcccccctttccttcttttcctcccttgactcttttcctccctttccttcttttcctccctttcctcctttattttcctcccttcttcccttccTGCTTTCTTGCCCGCCAttcattcctttctttccttttctttctttcctttctgtccttccttttcctttccttccttatCCTTcgttttccttattttcttcaAAGTTAAGCTCACCTCAGAAGTTACGGAGTGTCTCGAGGGCATCACCCTTCAGGACCCTGCACTCGAGGATGCTCCGGGGTCGGAGCAGGGGACGGGGCCGGGGAGAGTCCGGCCTCAGGGGCCTTTCCTGGCCTCTCGGGCCgggcacaggggctgctccGGGGGGTtcgctggggtttggggtctgggggcagTTTGGGCGGTCTCTCTGGTTTGGGGTCCCGGGCTGGTTTGGGGTCCCGCGGctgttttgggggggttctCTCGGATTGGGGGTCCCGGGCTGGTTTGGGGTCCCGGGGCTGTTTTGGAGCCccagggctggtttgggggTTCTCTCGgattgggggtcccggggctggTTTGGGGTCCCGGGGCTGGTTTGGGGGATTCGCTCGGGTTTGGGGTCCCGGGCCGATCCCGGCGCGTTCCCGCTGCTCCCGGCGGCGCCGGCAGAGAGCGCTGCGGGACGGGGACACGGCGGGAGCGGGGGGGTCCCAAAAaccgggatgggatgggatgggatggggacaggaatgggatgggatccataggatgggatgggatgggatgggatgggatgggatgggatgggatgggatgggatgggatgggatgggatgggatgggatgggatgggatgggatgggatccatgggatgggatgggatgggatgggatgggatgggatgggatgggatccatgggatgggatccatgggatgggatgggatgggatgggatgggacaggcACAGTCCtttcagagcagctttggctTTATAACTGCAGacctggctgctcagagctgctccctgctgcccccgggcGCAGAGGGGAGGCGGCGGGGAGCTCAGGGGGCTGATGGAGTCCGTGCCCAGGGAGGTGCTCAGAAagcccaggctgagcccagccccctgcccgtgctgctgcagggcccaagGGCTCCGAGCTTTGTGCTGGGCATCTCTGGGGGAGCTGGTTCTGCTGTGAGAGGGAGTTACACTGTGAGTAAACATACACTGTGAGTAAACAGCTCAGCCCCACTCCCTCTTGCAGGCTGTGAGTGCACGagctgcccagccagggctcctgtgctgtgctttgagaacagccccagagcagctccttctGCACTGGTGTGAGCCACTCAGTCTGTCctgctggaagagagaagatgCACAGCCTGAAATGACATCGTAAATCATCTTTATTAGCTCGCCACAGGACTGGAAGAACAAAAGCTTCCAGGTGAAACTCTGTCCAGTGAAAAAGACTCACAGGAAAGATGGTCAGGAAGCTGCTTATGAATTGCAGACACCCAGTGCTAAATAACAAAACTCAGCTGGGCAAGAGGCCCTTCCTGGTGTCCTGTGCTGCCTCACCTcgcctggcagtgcccctggGGTGAggagctccctgcaggagcagctggggcacagctggggcacagctgggctgtggggggctggcagccctgcctgggcatgggggtgcccagggggtgcccagggctgacCTCGGGCACTGCCCTGAGCTGGTCTCAccctctggagcagctccccctgcagcacccacacACAAGGGGCCAGAGCCTCCCGTGCTCCTTTGCCAGGTGGTGACACAGCAGGAAAGGTCCTGCAGCTTCTCTCGGGTTCCTGCAGTGCTggttctgctcctctgggagcacttccttccttcccgaTGCTTCAGGGAGAAACATTTCCTTCCAGTCCAGGAGGTCGTTAAAAAAAGGCACCGTTCAATGTTTTGAATGCTTTAAACAAAGCCACTGCATTCACCCCTCCCCTTTTGCTAGCTCATAAATGTTTTAACTCACGTTATCACTATCACTGTGACCAAACCATAACCAGTGAAGGAAGGAGTGACCAGAACTGCTGACTGCCTGCTCTGGAATTACAAATGGGAGGAGAAGGTTCAGATCTGCTTTTCCAGGACCCCTCTCACCGGGGCCAagtcctgggcagcccctgctgggCCCCGCTGGGGGGTGCTGCCCACGGCCTGGgtggcagttttggggtgtcctCAGGGAGTTCCTGGCCTGCACAGCCTCGtgctgctcccctgcccagggagctctggctgtgccctctctgagctcagcagcagcagcgtcCAGAGCCCCGAGGCCATCCCAGTCGGTGTGGGACAGCCCAGCCGtgcagccctccctgcaggggccTCTCCTCCCGCTGCCCGCGGTGTCACAGCGCGGTCCCTGCACCcgggacagctctgccagcgGGGAGAGCAGCCCCACGGCTGTGGGGAGGCCGGGGGAAGGCGTCCCGGGGGCTACTGGGCAGCCTGGGCGTCCTGCCCGGCCTCGTGGGGGTTCTTGCCGTCGTTCTGGATCAGCCTGACGATGTGGGTCAGGTCCAGGCTGCGCGTGAGGATGTCCAGCAGCATCTCGTCCTTCTGCACGCCCTCCATGAACTCCTCCAGGGACAGCTCGCCTGCAGGGCACCGAGCTCTGTTaaaccctgctgctccctgctcccccaggaccGGCACAGCCCCGAaatgggggctcagccccgggcACTGTGCCCCAAAGCCCACCACAGAGCCACCCTggggggctgagggcagcccggaggggatgggggtccctccctctgccagccctcccgtcctgctgctctgggaccctgctgtggcagcccgggtgcagggcaggcagcagggccgtggcactgcccagggaagggcctCACCGTCTCCGTTGATGTCGATTTTGTTGAACACCATGTCTGTGAACTCCTCGGCCGTCATCTTCTCGTTGCAGCGGTTGATGGAGCGAATGGCCTGGGGGGACAAGGGGGGACAAGGGGCACAGGGTCactgagggctctgcaggggggTGTCCATCAGAACCAGCGGCCAAGTGACCAGACACGAAAAGCCAAACGCTTTTTCAGGGACAAAACTTCTTTTCAGGCAGTTAGGCTCCGCAAGGAATAACTCCTGTCTGCAAGGCTGGAGATTAAAATCACCTCAAAGGGCCATCAATGCTTTACAAGATTTAGTGGGCACGCTGGGATAAGCCAGGAGCCATTCACCTCTGAAAACCCTCAGATTAACTTCAGGTGCTTATCTCAGCCCCAGTTTCAGCTCGCAGGGCTAGGcaagctgccagggcaggacgAGGGGTGCTGGGTGTccgaggggctgggggcacagctggcacagctcagcagcatcCTGGGCACTTCTGCCAGCTGACCATGGAGCTCatgggctggcagctcctgctgcagcctccctgcacCTGCAGGAAGGGAGAGCTGCCCCCACTCACTTTGATGAtgttcagcagctcagcccGGTCGATGCAGCCGTTGCCATCCACGTCGTAGAGCTTGAAATACCACCTGAGCTTCTGGTCCACCTTCCCCTTCAGCACCAGGCTCAGGGCTGCCACGTATTCCATGAAGTCTATGTAGCCATCCTGAGAGCACAAGGGTAGAGgtgaaaagagattaaaagcaGATGAAGGATTATTTCAGTCATTTCTGAGGTTCCCCTGGAACTGGTCCCTCCACCCTGGGACCAGGGGCTCGTGGAGCTCCGTGGTGGAAGCCAAGGTTCCTCCTGAATCTGGGCAAAAACGCTGTAGAATGATAGAATTGTAAAATAAtaaaggctgggagaggctcCAAGGTCAGCAAGTCCAGCCTTGGCCCGTTAgaggtgggagggcagggcctggctgggtggatctcctgagagctgcctgtgctctgggaaTTAACACGCCAGGTGTTAATtaccagcccagagcagcggCAGTTCCGAGGCCAGAGAGGTTTGAGCAGATGAACCCGATAAATTGCCCAGCTCGCCCTGCCTGCACACAccccagctcctctctcccCCAGGGGCTCGTTCCAGGAGAGGAGCTCACTCAGGGTGACCCAGCACCTGACATCTCGGGCTGGGAGCTGTTTCTGTGTCCCTGGGCCATGCCTGTGCCTGCCCCGCGTTTGGAGCACAAACACTTTTATCTTTGGCTTTCCTGCCGGTGTTTGCCCACCCCAGCTCGTGCCACGCTCTGAGGTGCCCACCCAGGATGGTGGCACCGCTGCCAAGCTGCTGGCCCGGGCTCACAGACTGCCCCCAGACACTGCCCGTGGCACTCACAGCTCCCAGGAGGTTGCTGAaatccctcctgcccagcacagagcgTTCCCGTGGCGTTTGAAGGGATTCCCTTGCTGTGGTTTGTGGAATTTCCCTAGaagtggcactggggacacagctcatgcctggcagagctgggttcAGGGGTCTTGGGGGCCCTTTCCAAGCCCAagaattcaaaaaaaaaatccaaaaaacctTCCCAAAATTTTTATCTCTCTAAGAGTTTCATCCTGAACCAAAACATacccaaaaatcctcccaaaaaatCACTAGAAGATTAAAAACAAATGCTAAAAATCATCCCAAAGTTccccaaaatttaaaaaaaaaatccccaaaaaattccagaaaTCTTTCCTGTCCCGCAGTTTCATCCTGACTGAAAACCtgcccaaaaaatcccaataaattCGATTCCATGATTCCCACTACAGACCCCAGCAGAGCATAAGCCAGGGCTCTGTCAATGAACAAAGGCACTGCCAGAGATCATCTGCTTTATccactgctgcaggagccagaTTAGGGACAAATAACTGCTGAGCCCCGCTCCCAGCAGGATTTCCTGTGCATCAATTCCCTTTCCAGGCAAGCATTCAaacacagcagccagcaggggaaaggccaaggcaTGAACCAAACACCTGAGGGGTTTAGGGCCTGATTTGCATTTTTGTCAATGGGATTAATGCCACTAAGCCCTTTGGGTTGCCATAAAATGGATTCCTCATCCCACAGGAGGTGCAATTTCAGGTCATCTGCAAGCAGAGGGGGATGCAGTTTCCTGTTGGAGACACAGCATCCATCTGCTTCCCAAAATCTGCTCTGGGACTGCATTCCCAAAAATCTGCTCTGGGACTGCATTCCCAAAAATCTGCTCTGGGACTGCATTCCCAAAAATCTGCTCTGGGACtgcattcccaaatcccaaagctCTGGGGCTGCATTCCCAATTCCCTGCTCTGGGTCTgcattcccaaatccctgctccagaactgcattcccaaatcccaaagctctggggctgcattcccaaatccctgctccagaactgcattcccaaatccctgctccagaactgcattcccaaatccctgctctggggctgcattcccaaatccctgctctggggctgcatCTTCCCTGCACCTTCccagggcaggtcctgcctcccacccagcccagcccagcacggcCAGGGGGAAGGACAATATTTACCTTATTAAAGTCAAACGTCTCAAACATTTGCTCAACGTATTTGTTCGCCGCCGGACTCAGGTTCTTCAAGCCAAAAAACTGCTTGAACTCGTAGAGGGTGAGCTGGCCTGAAGGACACTCTGTCATGAACTTCTTGTACCACTGGTGGCACTCGGTGGTGCTCAGCTCCTCCACGGATTTCCCGTCCATGTTCCCCATCTCCAGCTGCTGGTCCCTTTGCAGCCAAAAACTGAGGGTTGTGaaatttagggggaaaaaaatctcacaatTTTCTCTCCTTCAAAGCCCCGGTGACCCCTGCAGtgcagggtcagggcatcaggaAATCCCTGGAGCTGTACAGATTCCAGCAGGGATGGACACAGCACACTCGTCTTCCTGGCAAAACCCAAAAGCACAAAACCCTCTTTGGAAGGGAGGGTGGCTTTTAAGCACCCAGCAAATCCCTGCCCGGCCAATGAGGCTCGGAGGGGTGGTGGGCTCCTGCCAGGCATTAAGAGTTCAGGTTAAAATAGAAGAGAGGTAAAATGGGGAAGTCTTGCAGATTACAGGCCCAGCAGGAGATTAAGAGGGTGGAATTTTCTCTGTGATGAGCTAATCTCTTAATCCACTTCATTTATCACTTAAGAGGGGGGGAGGGCTGGTGTCACAAGAGCAACAAGTTTTGGACCAGAACCAGAGTag from Passer domesticus isolate bPasDom1 chromosome 25, bPasDom1.hap1, whole genome shotgun sequence includes the following:
- the GUCA1A gene encoding guanylyl cyclase-activating protein 1, with product MGNMDGKSVEELSTTECHQWYKKFMTECPSGQLTLYEFKQFFGLKNLSPAANKYVEQMFETFDFNKDGYIDFMEYVAALSLVLKGKVDQKLRWYFKLYDVDGNGCIDRAELLNIIKAIRSINRCNEKMTAEEFTDMVFNKIDINGDGELSLEEFMEGVQKDEMLLDILTRSLDLTHIVRLIQNDGKNPHEAGQDAQAAQ